The following nucleotide sequence is from Candidatus Methylomirabilota bacterium.
CCCCGTGATCATGTTCTTGATGTAGTCCGCGTGCCCCGGACAGTCGATGTGCGCGTAGTGCCGCTTGGCCGTCTCGTACTCCACGTGCGCCACCGCAATCGTGATCCCCCGCTCCCGCTCCTCCGGCGCGTTGTCGATCGAGCCGTACTCCCGCACCGCAATCTGCTTGTTCTTCGTGTGCAGCACCTTCGTGATCGCCGCCGTCAGCGTCGTCTTGCCGTGGTCGATGTGCCCGATCGTCCCGATGTTCACGTGCGGCTTCGTCCGCTCGTACTTCGCCTTCGCCATGCTCAGCGACCTCCGTTGACCGCGGCGCCCCCGAATAGGGTGGAGCCCATGTCCGGGATTGAACCGGAGACCTCGTCCTTACCAAGGACGCGCTCTGCCGACTGAGCTACA
It contains:
- a CDS encoding GTP-binding protein produces the protein MAKAKYERTKPHVNIGTIGHIDHGKTTLTAAITKVLHTKNKQIAVREYGSIDNAPEERERGITIAVAHVEYETAKRHYAHIDCPGHADYIKNMITG